A stretch of the Corylus avellana chromosome ca6, CavTom2PMs-1.0 genome encodes the following:
- the LOC132185669 gene encoding homeobox protein knotted-1-like 1 yields MGQSAGHFQKWERLSFPLLLKLIMEVLMSNSREKQQEEEKEEEEVERGEEVIDHEILKRRISTHPSYGLLVEAHLGCLKVGDNGELESYNHARDDEKQQENIPSLGMASRSELDHFMEAYCLALRKLKEAMEEPQQKSMAFINNMHSQLQELTGTHHPGPADLPATSSAE; encoded by the exons ATGGGTCAATCCGCTGGTCACTTCCAAAAATGGGAGCGTCTGTCTTTCCCACTCCTGCT GAAATTAATAATGGAGGTTTTGATGAGTAACTCTAGGGagaaacaacaagaagaagagaaagaagaagaagaagtagagaGGGGAGAGGAGGTTATTGATCATGAGATCCTCAAGAGAAGAATCTCCACCCATCCTTCTTATGGTTTGTTGGTTGAGGCTCACTTGGGGTGTTTGAAG GTTGGTGACAATGGGGAATTGGAGAGTTATAATCACGCTAGAGATGATGAGAAGCAACAAGAAAACATCCCCAGCTTAGGCATGGCTAGTCGATCTGAGCTAGATCACTTCATG GAAGCATATTGCTTAGCATTACGCAAGCTGAAAGAAGCAATGGAGGAACCTCAACAAAAATCCATGGCTTTCATCAATAACATGCATTCACAACTTCAGGAGCTCACAGGGACTCATCATCCAGGACCTGCAGACCTTCCTGCCACCAGTTCTGCAGAATAA